The Acetivibrio cellulolyticus CD2 genome segment GTACTCTTAATAAAATTGGTTCTGAGATTTCAGCTTTAGAAGGAGTAGTTGCCTTAACCGATGTTACGGGATTCGGACTGATGGGACATTTAGGAGAGGTTTGCGAAGGCAGCGGTATTTCGGCTGAGGTTTATTATGACAGGATACCGTTACTGCCGAATACAAAAAAATATCTTGAAATGGGTTGTACTCCTGGTGGAACAACAAACAACTTTAAGAGCTACGGGCATACAATTTCTGAAATATCAGATGAGCAAAAGTATGTTTTATGTGATCCACAGACTTCAGGTGGACTGCTTGCAATTGTAAAAAAAGAAAGTGTTGCTGAGTTCTTGAAGCTAACAACTGCCCATGGATTATCACTTGAACCTATAGGTAAAACAATAGAACATGGTGATAAACTGGTCAAGGTTATATAGATGGATGTGTGAAAAATGATTGATAAAACAAGCAGTGATTTTGAGCGGATTGTTATTGAAGGAATACCCCTAATAGATGTACGTGCTCCAATTGAGTATGAAAAAGGAGCATTTATAAATTCTGTAAATTTACCAATTATGGATGATGAGGAAAGACGCCTTGTTGGGATATGTTATAAGGAGAAGGGGAACGAAGAAGCGGTTAAATTGGGACACAAATTAGTGTCTGGTGAAGTTAAACAAGCACGTATAGATGCCTGGAGTTCTTTTGTTGAAAAGAACCCTGACTGTATGCTTTATTGCTTCAGGGGAGGGCAGCGCTCAGCGATAAGTCAGGAGTGGCTATATGAAAGGACAGGAAAAGTAATAACCCGTCTTGAAGGTGGATATAAAGCTTTCCGTAACTATTTGATTAATTCACTTGAACCATCTGAACAAAATGCAATACCTGTTTTGCTTGGAGGTTATACGGGTTCGAGTAAAACGAAATTATTGAAAATGCTAGAAAATTCGGTTGACCTTGAAGGGCTTGCAAATCATAGGGGTTCAACGTTTGGAAGATATATCACGCCTCAGCCTACGCAGATTGACTTTGAAAACAATCTGGCTTATGTAATGATACATCACAAACATAAGTCGTATAAGCATATTATACTGGAAGATGAAGGCTCCAATGTCGGTAGATGCTATATTCCGAAGCCTCTGCATGGGTTTTTCAGCAGTGGGGATTATGTACTTATAGACCTCCCGGTTGAAGAACGTGTTCAAAACACTGTGAATGAGTATGTAGTCCAATCACAAGCTGATTATGTTAAGACCTTTGGTGAAGAACAAGGATTAAAGGAGTGGTTTGGCTATATAAGCAGTAGTATAGAAAGGATAAAGAAAAGGCTCGGTGGCGATCGATACAAACTCATAATGGATTCATTTGAGCAGGCATTTAAAGAACAGATGACTTCAGGAAGTTATCACCATCACGAAGGCTGGATAGAATTGCTTCTAAAGGAATACTATGATCCTATGTATTATCACCAGATACAAAACAGCACGAGGAAAATCTTATTCAGAGGAAACTATGAAGATACTTGGGAGTATTTGAAAACCCTTAATCAAATTAGGGTTTAACAGGATAGAGTAAGGAATGCCGAAAATACAACTTTGGCAATAGTTTCACGATTTGGCCTTATTTTGATTCAATTTGGCCTTAGATGGATTTTTTGACAAGATAGGTTAGATTATAAGAGATAATGCCGAAATTAATGTGAATTAGAGTAATAATATAATCTAATTAGCGCTAATAACTAATATTTGGCGAATTTGTGTAATTGGCCAAATTTAAAATATTTGTGATTCATATTATAATTATTGTGGTTGAATATGGTTTAAAATACTAAAGAACATTAAAATAGCAGGTGCTATAAGGGGGTACAATGGCGTATGCCTTTGGTAAAACGGTTATTATAATTGCCGGTAATACTAATATGAGCGTAGGTCATTTGCTTTGTAAAGATTAAGTTTCATTTATTTATCCGTATAGTACTTTTAGCTATTATGTTGTATACAATATACAAAGAGTGAAAGAAGGGGTTGGATGGCTGTACTGATTTTCTTGGTGTTATTTCCTCTAGGTGTTGCATTATTAACAGCTTTAGCACCAAATTATCAATTGAGGAATTGGGTTGTAAGAATATCCGCAGTAATAGTTGCTGTAGCAACTATAGCATTGACTGTTTTAAATTTAAAACTTGAAAAGATTTCCTATAAAGTTGATGCTGAAATTATTAATAAGATAATGTTGTGTTTGGAGCTTGCAATTGGGGTATTTATTATTTATATGGGTATAAAGTATAAAAAATACCTTGTGTCATTGCTGATGGTGCTTCAGGGAATAGTTCTATGTTGGATAGAATTTAAATTGCTTCACGGTATAGAGATAGAGTCTAACATGTTTATAGATAAGTTTTCACTAATAATGGCTATAATAGTTGGAATTATCGGAAGCTTGATATGCATTTATGCAGTAGGTTATATGGATGACTATCACCACCATCATAAAGAAATAAAAGATGAGAGAAGAAAATTCTTTTTTGTGATATTTGTTTTCTTATCAGCAATGTTTGGTATAGTATTTTCAAATAATTTGATGT includes the following:
- the mnmH gene encoding tRNA 2-selenouridine(34) synthase MnmH, translated to MIDKTSSDFERIVIEGIPLIDVRAPIEYEKGAFINSVNLPIMDDEERRLVGICYKEKGNEEAVKLGHKLVSGEVKQARIDAWSSFVEKNPDCMLYCFRGGQRSAISQEWLYERTGKVITRLEGGYKAFRNYLINSLEPSEQNAIPVLLGGYTGSSKTKLLKMLENSVDLEGLANHRGSTFGRYITPQPTQIDFENNLAYVMIHHKHKSYKHIILEDEGSNVGRCYIPKPLHGFFSSGDYVLIDLPVEERVQNTVNEYVVQSQADYVKTFGEEQGLKEWFGYISSSIERIKKRLGGDRYKLIMDSFEQAFKEQMTSGSYHHHEGWIELLLKEYYDPMYYHQIQNSTRKILFRGNYEDTWEYLKTLNQIRV